A window of the Acidithiobacillus thiooxidans ATCC 19377 genome harbors these coding sequences:
- the leuD gene encoding 3-isopropylmalate dehydratase small subunit has product MEAFTVLEAIVVPLDRPNVDTDAIIPKQFLKTIERQGLGKHLFDAWRYLAQDGRQVENPEFILNQPIYADAKILLARENFGCGSSREHAPWALADYGFRAIIAPSFADIFANNCVQNGILLIRLSAEEVDHLFHEVAANPGYRLRIDLPAQEVQTMGDSRYCFPMDAGHKHKLLNGLDDIQLTLQHEGAIRAYEAARRQSAPWLFRDGI; this is encoded by the coding sequence ATGGAAGCTTTTACCGTATTAGAGGCAATTGTCGTCCCCCTGGATCGTCCCAATGTGGACACCGACGCCATCATTCCCAAGCAGTTTCTCAAAACCATTGAGCGACAGGGCCTGGGCAAGCATCTTTTCGATGCCTGGCGCTATCTGGCACAGGATGGCAGGCAGGTGGAAAACCCTGAATTCATCCTCAATCAGCCGATATATGCTGATGCAAAGATTTTACTGGCCCGGGAAAACTTTGGTTGTGGTTCCAGTCGTGAACATGCTCCCTGGGCGCTGGCAGATTATGGTTTTCGCGCCATAATTGCCCCCAGCTTTGCCGACATCTTTGCAAACAATTGTGTGCAGAACGGGATTTTGTTGATTCGACTGTCCGCAGAAGAAGTAGATCATTTGTTTCATGAAGTGGCGGCTAACCCCGGCTATCGTTTGCGCATTGATCTTCCGGCCCAGGAGGTGCAAACCATGGGAGATAGTCGCTATTGTTTCCCCATGGATGCCGGACACAAACACAAGTTATTGAATGGTCTGGATGATATTCAATTGACCCTGCAGCATGAAGGAGCCATTCGCGCTTATGAGGCAGCCCGTCGACAATCAGCGCCCTGGTTATTTCGGGATGGTATTTAA
- the pdxH gene encoding pyridoxamine 5'-phosphate oxidase: protein MEGEIDHRSTRRDFTHGELHRHDLDSNPFQQLATWLAAATEAGNFDATAMVLATADADGHPDARYVLLKHFDEQGLCWYSDQRSQKGQELAANPHAALVFYWPENDRQVRINGPVEPLDTAAAESYFQQRPSRSRYSAAASIQSQVIASRADLEARVAELQQRYPEDNVPRNPAWGGYRLIPERFEFWQGRRDRLHDRFVYRRSGDASHAWLIERLMP from the coding sequence ATGGAAGGTGAAATCGACCATCGCAGTACCCGGCGGGACTTTACCCACGGGGAGTTGCATCGACACGATCTGGACAGCAATCCCTTTCAGCAATTGGCCACCTGGCTGGCTGCCGCGACAGAGGCGGGTAATTTTGATGCGACCGCCATGGTGCTGGCTACGGCTGATGCTGACGGGCATCCTGATGCGCGCTATGTACTGCTCAAGCATTTTGATGAACAGGGGCTCTGCTGGTACAGCGACCAGCGCAGCCAGAAGGGTCAGGAACTGGCCGCCAACCCGCATGCAGCACTGGTATTCTACTGGCCGGAAAATGATCGTCAGGTGCGCATCAACGGCCCTGTAGAACCCCTGGATACGGCAGCGGCCGAAAGCTATTTTCAACAACGCCCGAGCCGCAGCCGTTATTCTGCTGCGGCGTCCATCCAGAGTCAGGTCATCGCCAGTCGTGCTGATCTGGAAGCGCGTGTTGCCGAATTACAGCAGCGCTATCCTGAGGACAACGTCCCACGCAACCCGGCATGGGGTGGGTACCGGCTGATTCCAGAGCGTTTTGAATTCTGGCAGGGCCGTCGTGACCGCCTGCATGACCGGTTTGTTTATCGGCGTTCTGGTGACGCGAGTCATGCCTGGTTGATTGAACGACTCATGCCCTGA